A section of the Candidatus Saccharimonadia bacterium genome encodes:
- a CDS encoding alpha/beta hydrolase produces the protein MTTPTLNPTQHSLQAADGTTISYLTLGTGPGLVLVPGSMGSAPDYLSLAQNLANSYTVHIVDRRGHGQSGPIKPDHSMTTEQQDIQAVVKTTGAPYLFGHSIGGLISLEAALGASLKKLAVYEPPVSVNGSIPRGWLPDMEQALAAKHYATAMTTIMKGLQLSSDAGALPKPALIALMAVMMRLRKTADGQPWGQHIQQLLPTMPVDIDLVYELDSAYSTFAAVTIPTLLLGGTKSAPHFKLGLETLQKTLPQANLIMMPNLEHNAPNTDAPEKVAAQLRKFLV, from the coding sequence ATGACGACACCCACCCTCAACCCAACCCAACACAGCCTCCAGGCCGCCGATGGCACCACCATAAGCTACCTCACGCTCGGAACCGGCCCCGGGCTCGTGCTGGTACCCGGGTCCATGGGGTCCGCCCCAGATTACCTGTCTCTCGCCCAAAACCTCGCCAATAGCTACACCGTCCACATCGTCGACCGGCGCGGACACGGGCAGAGCGGACCCATCAAACCCGATCACTCCATGACCACCGAGCAACAAGACATCCAGGCGGTCGTCAAAACCACCGGCGCGCCGTACCTCTTTGGACACAGCATCGGCGGCCTCATCAGCCTAGAGGCAGCCCTCGGCGCCTCGCTCAAAAAACTCGCCGTCTACGAGCCGCCGGTTTCCGTAAACGGCTCCATCCCCCGCGGCTGGCTGCCCGACATGGAGCAAGCCCTCGCAGCCAAGCATTACGCCACCGCTATGACCACCATCATGAAGGGACTCCAGCTCTCAAGCGACGCAGGCGCCCTCCCAAAACCCGCGCTCATCGCGCTCATGGCCGTCATGATGCGCCTGCGCAAAACTGCCGACGGACAGCCCTGGGGCCAACACATTCAGCAGCTCCTGCCCACCATGCCCGTCGACATCGACCTCGTCTACGAACTCGACTCGGCGTACTCCACATTTGCCGCCGTCACCATCCCCACGCTGCTCCTCGGTGGCACCAAGAGCGCACCGCACTTCAAACTCGGCCTCGAAACACTCCAAAAAACGCTGCCCCAAGCCAATCTCATCATGATGCCAAACCTCGAACACAACGCCCCTAACACCGACGCCCCCGAAAAAGTGGCCGCGCAGCTTCGCAAATTTCTTGTCTAA
- a CDS encoding YggT family protein, whose product MIALVLVTFVDLFVPLFSGVLLLRVILSYVMRPGGWFMDALMGITEPALAPVRKLLPPAAGIDFAPLVVLLLLQGLQTFVDNLFR is encoded by the coding sequence ATGATTGCACTCGTGCTGGTGACATTTGTGGATTTGTTTGTGCCGCTGTTTTCGGGGGTGTTGCTGCTGCGGGTAATTTTGAGCTACGTGATGCGGCCGGGCGGCTGGTTTATGGACGCGCTGATGGGGATTACTGAGCCGGCGTTGGCGCCCGTGCGCAAGCTTTTGCCACCGGCGGCCGGCATTGATTTTGCGCCGCTCGTGGTATTGCTGTTGCTGCAGGGGCTGCAAACCTTCGTGGATAATTTGTTTCGCTAA
- the ftsZ gene encoding cell division protein FtsZ: MAEIMPDVDTSARIKVIGVGGGGNSAVNRMIESKLQGVEFVVINTDAQALLHAKAPSKIHIGRETTRGLGAGADPEVGRRAAEESEKEIYEAVKGADMIFITLGEGGGTGTGAAPLIASAAREAGALVVAIVTKPFTFEGERRRRSADAGIVELKENVDTLITIPNDRLLQMIDRKTSLVDAFGIVDEVLQQGVLGISSLITIHGLINLDFADVKAIMSNAGSALMGIGRASGDNRAVEAARQAIDSPLLETSIEGARGVLFNITGGRNMTMHEIDEAAKTVTDAVDPDANIIFGAVLDDQLDDDLQITVVATGFDVAKRTVHDLPGRRDIFVKTARPEPEREPEPVEPEPEPEPVLPYAPEVVPAPRQPFINERPQVAPEPEVVPIEVPRVETAPPRRFPSLASIEPADDEPAPHHRYGQVAEPPRHHAEAAHAPASEPAYEDKIEEPTPASAVQHRTVEPDSGMPLVEDDLDVPAFIRRKVE; this comes from the coding sequence ATGGCTGAGATTATGCCCGACGTTGATACGTCAGCTCGAATCAAAGTAATAGGTGTGGGTGGGGGCGGCAATTCGGCCGTAAACCGCATGATTGAATCCAAACTCCAGGGCGTGGAGTTTGTGGTGATTAATACCGATGCGCAGGCGTTGTTGCACGCCAAGGCGCCGAGCAAGATACATATTGGCCGCGAAACAACGCGCGGTTTGGGCGCGGGGGCAGATCCCGAGGTGGGTCGTCGGGCGGCTGAGGAAAGCGAGAAGGAAATCTACGAAGCCGTGAAGGGCGCCGATATGATTTTCATCACACTCGGCGAAGGCGGCGGTACTGGTACTGGTGCGGCGCCGCTCATTGCGTCGGCGGCGCGTGAGGCGGGGGCGCTGGTGGTGGCGATTGTGACCAAGCCGTTTACGTTTGAGGGCGAGCGGCGGCGGCGCAGTGCGGACGCGGGGATCGTGGAGCTCAAGGAGAACGTGGATACGCTCATCACGATTCCCAACGACCGGTTGCTGCAGATGATCGATCGCAAAACGAGCTTGGTGGATGCGTTTGGGATTGTGGACGAAGTGTTGCAGCAGGGTGTCTTGGGCATTTCAAGTCTGATTACGATTCATGGACTCATTAACCTCGACTTTGCCGATGTGAAGGCGATCATGAGTAATGCGGGGTCGGCGCTCATGGGCATTGGCCGGGCCAGCGGTGATAATCGCGCGGTGGAAGCGGCGCGGCAGGCGATTGATAGCCCGTTGCTCGAGACGAGCATTGAGGGGGCGCGCGGGGTGCTGTTTAACATCACCGGCGGCCGCAACATGACGATGCACGAGATCGACGAGGCGGCCAAGACCGTGACCGATGCGGTGGATCCGGATGCCAACATTATCTTTGGGGCAGTGCTCGACGACCAGCTCGATGACGATTTGCAGATCACCGTGGTGGCGACGGGCTTTGATGTGGCCAAGCGGACAGTGCATGATTTGCCGGGACGCCGCGACATTTTCGTGAAGACGGCGCGGCCCGAGCCGGAGCGCGAGCCTGAGCCGGTGGAGCCGGAGCCTGAACCAGAGCCGGTGTTGCCCTACGCCCCGGAAGTGGTGCCGGCGCCGAGGCAGCCGTTTATCAATGAGCGGCCGCAGGTGGCGCCCGAGCCCGAGGTGGTGCCGATCGAGGTGCCGCGGGTGGAGACGGCGCCGCCGCGGCGGTTTCCGTCGCTGGCGTCGATTGAGCCGGCCGACGACGAACCCGCGCCGCATCACCGCTATGGCCAGGTGGCCGAGCCGCCGCGGCATCACGCGGAGGCGGCCCACGCACCGGCCTCGGAGCCGGCCTACGAAGACAAAATCGAGGAGCCGACACCGGCGTCGGCAGTTCAGCACCGCACGGTGGAGCCAGACTCGGGCATGCCGCTGGTGGAAGACGACTTGGATGTCCCGGCCTTTATTCGCCGCAAGGTGGAGTAG
- the ftsA gene encoding cell division protein FtsA, with protein sequence MGLHEEGAALPSVIGVGLAPASGMRKGVVVDVEETVSAITAAVDEAERISGVAIDQATISIDGAHVSSQNSKGVIAVGRADQEIMVEDLVRVEEAATAIQLPPNREIIQVFPRSYSVDGQTNIKDPVGMHGVRLEVESHIISGSVPAIKNLDRSIHQAGIAISGQVLVPIAAARAVLTKRQKELGVALVDIGAGTTGVAVFEEGDILYSSVIPVGAGHVTNDLAIGLKTSVDTAEKIKLKYVRAHTSKANLSEKIRIEELSTEDNVVTRRELQNIAGARLDEIFHMVRAELRKVGKDVMLPGGVVLTGGGAKMPGIDELAKEALQLPVVIGKPEGFTGIVDRINDPAFAAPVGLMLENMTHAEIEPAAGASLGQTVDRIRKTLRNLLP encoded by the coding sequence GTGGGTCTGCACGAAGAAGGTGCGGCGCTGCCGAGCGTGATTGGCGTGGGCTTGGCGCCGGCCAGCGGTATGCGCAAAGGCGTGGTGGTGGACGTAGAGGAGACGGTGTCGGCCATTACGGCAGCGGTGGACGAGGCGGAGCGCATATCGGGCGTGGCGATCGATCAGGCCACCATTTCGATCGACGGGGCGCATGTGTCGAGCCAGAACTCCAAAGGTGTGATTGCGGTGGGGCGGGCGGATCAGGAAATTATGGTCGAGGATTTGGTGCGGGTAGAGGAGGCAGCGACGGCGATTCAACTGCCGCCCAACCGTGAGATTATTCAGGTGTTTCCGCGGTCGTACTCGGTGGACGGCCAGACTAATATCAAGGACCCCGTGGGCATGCACGGGGTGCGGCTGGAGGTGGAATCGCACATCATTAGCGGCTCGGTGCCGGCGATCAAGAATCTGGATCGAAGTATTCACCAGGCGGGGATCGCCATCTCGGGCCAGGTGTTGGTGCCGATTGCGGCGGCGCGGGCGGTGCTCACGAAGCGGCAAAAGGAGCTGGGCGTGGCGCTCGTGGATATTGGCGCCGGTACCACGGGTGTGGCGGTTTTCGAGGAGGGCGACATTCTGTACTCGAGCGTGATTCCGGTGGGGGCTGGTCATGTCACGAACGATTTGGCAATCGGACTCAAAACCAGTGTGGATACGGCCGAGAAGATCAAGCTCAAGTACGTGCGCGCCCATACCAGCAAGGCCAACTTGAGCGAAAAGATTCGGATCGAGGAGCTCAGCACCGAAGACAATGTGGTGACGCGTCGAGAGCTCCAGAATATTGCGGGAGCGCGCCTGGACGAGATCTTCCACATGGTGCGCGCAGAGCTGCGCAAGGTGGGCAAAGACGTGATGCTGCCGGGAGGCGTGGTGCTCACTGGCGGAGGCGCCAAGATGCCAGGGATTGATGAGCTGGCGAAGGAAGCTTTGCAGCTGCCGGTGGTAATCGGTAAGCCCGAAGGTTTTACGGGGATTGTTGATCGGATAAACGACCCGGCTTTTGCTGCGCCGGTGGGATTGATGCTCGAGAACATGACCCATGCGGAAATTGAGCCGGCGGCCGGGGCGTCGTTGGGTCAGACAGTGGATCGCATCCGGAAGACACTGCGCAATTTGCTGCCGTAG
- the map gene encoding type I methionyl aminopeptidase — translation MMNQVKTAAEAERLRTSGGILAEVLRRLSAALEPGQTTGYLGEMAARELAALGGEPAFLGYRPDVHSTPFPSTICISVNDEIVHGIPGPRVIQAGDLVGLDFGVTFEGMVTDGAVTVVAGGRPTAAQSRLLAATQQALGLGMSQVRDGARVGDIGHAIEVRLRRDKLGVIEELSGHGVGHRVHEEPLILNYGRVGTGSRLRAGMSIAIEPMATLGGRDIYVADDGWTIRTADGSLGAQFEHTVLVTEDGCEILTQ, via the coding sequence ATGATGAATCAGGTAAAAACGGCGGCCGAGGCCGAGCGGCTGCGCACGAGTGGTGGGATTTTGGCCGAAGTGCTGCGGCGGCTGTCGGCGGCGTTGGAGCCGGGCCAAACCACCGGGTATCTCGGCGAGATGGCGGCGCGAGAGCTGGCGGCCTTGGGCGGAGAGCCGGCGTTTTTGGGGTACCGGCCGGATGTTCATAGCACGCCGTTTCCGTCGACGATTTGCATCTCGGTTAACGACGAGATTGTGCACGGCATACCCGGCCCGCGCGTGATTCAGGCGGGTGATTTGGTGGGACTGGATTTTGGGGTGACGTTTGAGGGTATGGTAACTGACGGCGCCGTGACGGTGGTGGCTGGTGGGCGTCCTACGGCGGCGCAGAGTCGTTTGCTGGCAGCGACCCAGCAGGCGCTGGGGCTGGGAATGTCGCAGGTGCGCGACGGTGCGCGAGTGGGTGACATTGGGCACGCTATCGAGGTGCGCTTGCGCCGCGACAAGCTGGGCGTGATCGAGGAGCTGAGCGGCCATGGGGTGGGCCATCGGGTGCACGAGGAGCCGCTGATTCTTAATTATGGCCGAGTGGGAACGGGCTCGCGGTTGCGGGCCGGCATGTCGATTGCCATCGAGCCCATGGCGACCCTGGGCGGACGTGATATCTATGTGGCTGATGACGGCTGGACGATTCGGACGGCTGACGGCAGCTTGGGGGCTCAATTTGAGCATACGGTGCTGGTGACTGAAGACGGGTGCGAGATTCTTACTCAATAA
- a CDS encoding nucleoside monophosphate kinase, giving the protein MGKLIVLMGPTGAGKSVQGDFLAEDLGGVHLSSGNLLRRDPKAAAMIADGKLAPAAEVERIVGEAVAAVPDEQPIILDGFPRTMSNVRWMEAELPAYGREVTSVVLIELDLETSLKRLGLRERADDAPEVVREKWNEYARNTQAAIEHYETLGLLRRVDGRGDIETVRRLVRAVLA; this is encoded by the coding sequence ATGGGCAAATTAATTGTATTGATGGGGCCGACCGGCGCCGGCAAATCGGTGCAGGGAGACTTTTTGGCCGAAGATTTGGGTGGAGTGCATCTTTCGAGCGGCAATTTGCTGCGGCGCGACCCCAAGGCCGCGGCGATGATCGCGGACGGCAAGCTGGCACCCGCGGCCGAGGTGGAGCGGATCGTGGGCGAGGCGGTGGCGGCGGTGCCGGATGAGCAGCCGATTATTTTGGACGGCTTTCCGCGAACCATGAGCAACGTGCGTTGGATGGAGGCTGAGCTGCCCGCGTATGGTCGTGAAGTGACGAGCGTGGTATTGATTGAACTGGATCTGGAAACGAGCCTGAAGCGCCTGGGGCTGCGCGAGCGGGCCGACGATGCGCCCGAGGTGGTGCGCGAAAAGTGGAATGAGTACGCGCGCAATACGCAGGCTGCGATTGAGCACTATGAGACCCTGGGTCTGCTGCGACGGGTGGACGGCCGGGGTGACATCGAGACGGTGCGACGGCTCGTGCGAGCGGTTTTGGCATGA
- a CDS encoding diacylglycerol kinase family protein — MSVKTPSEVPAADDHTRRAHPYAQSNLIDGMMHALHGVKHVFEHERNARVHLAFAVLAFLLGVMLRLSGAELAAVFFAVILVFLAEIFNTAIERTLDLIDMEENPRIKLIKDMAAGAVLVAAAAAALIGAAIFAPHVVEMLWAN, encoded by the coding sequence ATGAGCGTCAAGACGCCGAGCGAGGTACCCGCGGCGGATGATCACACCCGCCGTGCGCATCCCTATGCACAATCGAATTTGATTGACGGCATGATGCACGCCTTGCACGGCGTCAAGCACGTGTTTGAGCACGAGCGCAACGCGCGGGTGCATTTGGCGTTTGCAGTGTTGGCGTTTTTGTTGGGCGTTATGTTGCGGCTGTCGGGAGCGGAGCTGGCGGCGGTGTTTTTCGCGGTGATCTTGGTGTTTTTGGCCGAAATTTTTAATACCGCGATTGAGCGGACCCTCGATCTGATTGATATGGAAGAAAACCCGCGCATTAAGCTGATTAAAGATATGGCAGCGGGAGCGGTGCTGGTGGCGGCGGCCGCGGCGGCGTTGATTGGGGCGGCGATATTTGCGCCCCACGTGGTGGAGATGCTATGGGCAAATTAA
- a CDS encoding GatB/YqeY domain-containing protein, with the protein MTILEQLTADMKASMMAGDAQRTGALRLLRGALKNEEIKTGHELDEAAMLKVLQREAKQRRDSIEAFRSAGREDLIATEEQELAVIAGYLPEAMSEDELAKVVDSVVAELGASGPAAMGQVMGAVMKRVGAAADGGMVSRLVKARLAV; encoded by the coding sequence GTGACAATTCTCGAACAATTAACGGCGGATATGAAGGCCAGCATGATGGCCGGGGATGCCCAGCGCACGGGGGCGTTGCGCTTGTTGCGCGGTGCGCTCAAAAATGAGGAGATTAAGACCGGCCACGAGCTCGATGAGGCCGCGATGCTCAAGGTGCTCCAGCGGGAGGCCAAACAGCGGCGGGATTCGATCGAGGCGTTTCGCAGTGCTGGCCGCGAGGATCTGATCGCCACCGAGGAGCAGGAGCTGGCGGTGATTGCCGGGTATCTGCCTGAGGCGATGAGCGAGGATGAGCTGGCGAAGGTGGTAGATAGTGTGGTGGCTGAGCTCGGAGCCAGTGGTCCGGCGGCGATGGGCCAGGTGATGGGGGCGGTGATGAAGCGCGTCGGTGCGGCGGCCGACGGCGGCATGGTGTCGCGATTGGTGAAGGCGAGGTTGGCGGTATGA
- the rpsU gene encoding 30S ribosomal protein S21 — MLQVTRKDDKESLENMIRRFNKKVQQSGVLGIARRGKYFEKDLTKRAQREIAIRKSARKAAKAKAYLGR, encoded by the coding sequence ATGCTACAAGTTACACGCAAAGACGACAAAGAGTCGTTAGAGAACATGATCCGGCGCTTCAACAAGAAAGTGCAGCAGTCGGGCGTGCTCGGTATTGCCCGTCGGGGTAAATACTTTGAAAAGGACCTGACCAAGCGGGCCCAGCGCGAAATCGCTATCCGCAAGTCGGCCCGCAAGGCCGCTAAGGCTAAGGCGTATCTGGGCCGCTAA
- a CDS encoding HIT domain-containing protein produces the protein MDTCIFCKIANGDPAELVWSNDVAAAFNDLYPKSPVHVLVVPKQHIENLDHLDDPKLAGQLLLAVREVAHQAGLKSAWRMGVNNGSSVGQSVPHLHFHIRGGEKMTD, from the coding sequence ATGGATACCTGTATTTTTTGCAAGATTGCCAATGGCGATCCGGCTGAGCTGGTGTGGAGTAATGACGTGGCGGCGGCGTTTAACGATTTGTACCCGAAATCGCCGGTGCACGTGCTCGTGGTGCCCAAGCAGCACATCGAGAATCTCGATCATTTGGATGATCCGAAGCTGGCCGGTCAACTGCTGCTGGCGGTGCGGGAGGTGGCGCACCAGGCCGGGCTGAAGTCGGCGTGGCGGATGGGTGTGAACAACGGCTCGTCGGTGGGGCAGTCGGTGCCGCATCTGCACTTCCACATTCGAGGCGGGGAGAAGATGACCGATTAG
- a CDS encoding lytic transglycosylase domain-containing protein, with protein sequence MTFGLKTTIIASTALAGALNLMQFAVSYNQHAKAAFVPNWAEAAASPTPKPAVAASTVAATPAPATAAAPAPAADPAVTATAKLASAGLRTEFAADYLSVQAKTGTPWPILAAVHSVETGQSGNTNRRSSAGATGPMQFMPATFAHYALDGDGNGAKDITGLSDSLLTAGRYLAAGGADKGRYSAALYNYNHSNAYVSKVLGIAHRLGI encoded by the coding sequence ATGACCTTCGGACTCAAAACCACCATCATCGCCAGCACCGCTCTCGCCGGGGCGCTCAATCTGATGCAATTTGCGGTCAGCTACAACCAGCACGCCAAAGCCGCGTTCGTACCCAATTGGGCCGAGGCGGCCGCCAGCCCCACCCCCAAACCCGCCGTTGCCGCGAGCACCGTAGCCGCCACTCCCGCTCCCGCAACGGCCGCAGCCCCCGCCCCAGCAGCCGATCCCGCCGTCACCGCCACCGCCAAACTGGCCTCCGCCGGACTCCGCACCGAGTTCGCCGCCGATTATCTGAGCGTGCAGGCCAAAACCGGCACGCCGTGGCCAATCCTGGCCGCCGTCCACAGCGTCGAAACCGGCCAAAGCGGCAACACCAACCGACGCTCCTCGGCCGGCGCCACGGGGCCCATGCAATTCATGCCGGCCACCTTCGCCCACTACGCCCTCGACGGCGACGGCAACGGCGCCAAAGACATCACCGGCCTCAGCGACTCGCTCCTCACCGCCGGCCGCTATCTCGCCGCCGGTGGCGCCGACAAGGGTCGGTATTCAGCCGCCCTCTACAACTACAATCACTCCAATGCCTACGTCAGCAAAGTTCTGGGCATCGCCCACCGCCTAGGCATCTAG
- a CDS encoding slipin family protein has translation MVFVDVLIGLVVLMVIFGLRIVQQYERGVVFRLGKVRHDVKGPGLRVIIPIVDQLRKVNMRIITMAVPGQQVITRDNVSITVAAVTFYQVVDPTKSLVAIDNVMSAINQIAQTTVRNIVGQHALDEVLSETGKLNQLVQDSLESTTAPWGIQISRVELKDIQLPDSMQRAMAKQAEAEREKRAKIIAADGEFQSAAKLGEAADIINAHPIALQLRNLQVLSEIATEKNSTIIFPAQFMDTVKSVRDFIAKEAK, from the coding sequence GTGGTATTCGTGGATGTTCTGATTGGTTTAGTGGTTCTGATGGTGATTTTTGGGCTGCGCATCGTGCAGCAGTACGAGCGTGGGGTGGTGTTTCGGCTCGGTAAGGTGCGGCATGACGTGAAGGGTCCGGGTTTGCGGGTGATTATTCCGATTGTTGACCAGTTGCGGAAGGTGAACATGCGCATCATCACCATGGCGGTGCCGGGGCAGCAGGTGATTACGCGCGATAACGTGTCGATTACGGTGGCGGCGGTGACGTTTTATCAGGTGGTGGATCCGACCAAGAGCTTGGTGGCGATTGATAACGTGATGTCGGCGATTAATCAGATCGCGCAGACGACGGTGCGCAACATCGTGGGGCAGCACGCGCTCGATGAAGTATTGAGCGAGACCGGTAAGCTCAACCAGCTAGTGCAGGATTCGTTGGAGTCGACGACGGCGCCGTGGGGGATTCAGATTAGCCGGGTGGAGCTCAAGGACATCCAGCTGCCGGATTCGATGCAGCGGGCCATGGCCAAGCAGGCTGAGGCGGAGCGCGAGAAGCGGGCCAAGATTATTGCGGCCGACGGTGAGTTCCAGAGTGCGGCTAAGCTGGGCGAGGCGGCGGATATTATCAATGCGCATCCGATTGCTTTGCAGCTGCGCAACTTGCAGGTGTTGAGCGAAATCGCGACCGAGAAAAACTCGACGATTATTTTCCCGGCGCAGTTTATGGATACGGTTAAGAGCGTGAGAGATTTTATCGCGAAAGAGGCGAAGTAG
- the hisS gene encoding histidine--tRNA ligase, giving the protein MAKQQQLQSLRGMYDLLPEQTAAYDYVLAAFHSVAESAGYGRIETPLLEDQALFERGVGTDTDAVAKELYGFADRSEHKVALRPEFTAGIVRAYIEHGMSSLPQPVKLYSYGPLFRYDRPQAGRQRQFNQVNVEVIGEASPSTDAQVIMLAQRFFRRIRLANVTLQLNSIGDTECRPKYRQVLVEYLEANAKKLADVDRERVAKNPLRVLDSKEVATRAVLAEAPQTLNFLCEACQTHFSGVLEYLDDLGVAYELNPLLVRGLDYYTRTVFEFYGEREGSQSALGGGGRYDALVELLGGQPTPAVGFALGAERMLMELEEAGVAPMAGADKRVYVASLGEPARLAAFRLIEQLLDGGVGALGAVDRDGIGSQLARADKLGVPLAIIIGQKEVREETVILRDMASGAQEILPLGSIVAELRSRFGVV; this is encoded by the coding sequence ATGGCAAAGCAACAACAGTTACAGAGCTTAAGAGGGATGTACGATCTGCTGCCGGAGCAGACGGCAGCCTATGATTATGTGCTGGCGGCATTTCACTCCGTGGCCGAGTCGGCCGGCTACGGGCGCATCGAGACGCCGTTGCTTGAGGACCAGGCGCTGTTTGAACGCGGCGTAGGCACCGATACGGATGCGGTGGCGAAGGAGCTGTACGGCTTTGCGGATCGCTCTGAGCACAAAGTGGCGCTGCGGCCGGAATTTACGGCTGGGATTGTGCGGGCGTACATTGAGCACGGCATGAGCTCGCTGCCGCAGCCGGTGAAACTCTATAGCTACGGTCCGCTGTTTCGCTATGACCGGCCTCAGGCGGGGCGGCAGCGGCAATTTAATCAGGTGAACGTGGAAGTGATCGGTGAGGCGTCGCCTAGCACCGACGCGCAAGTAATTATGCTGGCCCAGCGGTTCTTCCGCCGGATTCGGCTGGCCAATGTGACGCTGCAGCTCAACAGCATCGGCGACACGGAGTGCCGGCCCAAGTATCGCCAGGTGCTGGTGGAATACCTGGAGGCTAACGCCAAGAAGCTGGCGGATGTGGACCGAGAGCGGGTGGCCAAAAATCCCTTGCGGGTGCTTGATTCGAAAGAGGTTGCTACCCGGGCGGTACTGGCCGAGGCGCCGCAGACCTTGAATTTTCTGTGTGAGGCCTGCCAGACGCATTTTTCGGGAGTTTTGGAGTATTTGGACGACCTAGGGGTGGCTTACGAGCTCAATCCGCTGCTGGTGCGGGGTTTGGATTATTACACACGGACGGTGTTTGAATTTTATGGTGAGCGCGAGGGATCGCAGTCGGCCTTGGGCGGTGGCGGGCGCTACGATGCGCTGGTGGAACTGCTCGGTGGGCAGCCGACGCCGGCGGTGGGTTTTGCCCTGGGCGCCGAGCGGATGTTGATGGAGCTTGAGGAGGCCGGTGTGGCACCGATGGCCGGCGCCGACAAGCGCGTGTATGTGGCGTCGCTCGGTGAGCCGGCGCGGCTGGCGGCTTTCCGGCTCATCGAGCAGCTGCTCGACGGCGGTGTGGGGGCGCTGGGGGCGGTGGATCGCGACGGGATTGGATCGCAGCTGGCGCGGGCCGACAAGCTTGGGGTGCCGCTGGCAATTATTATTGGTCAAAAAGAAGTGCGGGAAGAAACGGTGATTTTGCGCGATATGGCGTCGGGAGCGCAGGAAATTTTGCCGCTGGGGAGCATTGTGGCCGAGTTGCGGTCGCGTTTTGGGGTGGTGTAG